A genomic window from Micromonospora sp. WMMA1947 includes:
- a CDS encoding cytochrome ubiquinol oxidase subunit I: MDALDVARWQFGVTTVYHFLFVPLTIGLSVLVAILQTMWHRTGNERYLKLTKFYGKLFLINFAMGVVTGIVQEFQFGMNWSDYSRFVGDIFGAPLAIEALVAFFLESTFIGLWIFGWDRLPKRLHLASIWAAAIGTNLSAYFILAANSFMQNPVGFRINPESGRAELTDFVAVLTNKVALVTFPHTLAGAFLVAGSLMVTVGLWHVMRNRDSADTGAYRFATKLGSWTVLVSSALVILTGDIQGKIMTEVQPMKMAAAEGLYTTESPASFSVLTVGSLDGSRELFAIKIPYLLSFLGTGDPNGTVQGINDLQAQYASQYGPGNYAPIIPVTYWSFRFMIAFGLAAAAIALLVLWSQRKGRTPTSKWLLRAGLVMPVLPLLANSFGWIFTEMGRQPWIVFGEMLTRDGVSRSVSLTEVLTSFTAFTLIYAVLAVVEFKLLVRYARAGVPDVTPQTDDDTDDAERPLAFAY, encoded by the coding sequence GTGGACGCGTTGGACGTCGCCCGCTGGCAGTTCGGTGTCACCACCGTCTACCACTTCTTGTTCGTGCCGTTGACCATCGGCCTGTCCGTGCTGGTGGCGATCCTCCAGACCATGTGGCACCGCACCGGCAACGAGCGGTACCTCAAACTCACCAAGTTCTACGGCAAGCTGTTCCTGATCAACTTCGCGATGGGTGTGGTCACCGGCATCGTGCAGGAGTTCCAGTTCGGCATGAACTGGAGCGACTACTCCCGCTTCGTCGGCGACATCTTCGGGGCGCCGCTGGCCATCGAGGCCCTTGTCGCGTTCTTCCTCGAATCCACGTTCATCGGCCTGTGGATCTTCGGCTGGGACCGGCTGCCCAAGCGCCTGCACCTGGCCTCGATCTGGGCCGCCGCGATCGGCACCAACCTGTCGGCGTACTTCATCCTCGCCGCGAACTCGTTCATGCAGAACCCGGTCGGCTTCCGGATCAACCCGGAGAGCGGCCGCGCCGAGCTGACCGATTTCGTCGCCGTGCTCACCAACAAGGTCGCCCTGGTGACCTTCCCGCACACCCTGGCCGGCGCGTTCCTGGTCGCCGGGTCGCTGATGGTGACCGTGGGCCTGTGGCACGTGATGCGCAACCGCGACAGCGCCGACACCGGCGCGTACCGCTTCGCCACCAAGCTCGGCTCCTGGACGGTCCTGGTCTCCTCGGCGCTGGTGATCCTCACCGGCGACATCCAGGGCAAGATCATGACCGAGGTGCAGCCGATGAAGATGGCGGCCGCGGAGGGCCTCTACACCACCGAGAGCCCCGCCTCGTTCTCCGTGCTCACCGTCGGCAGCCTCGACGGCAGCCGCGAGCTGTTCGCCATCAAGATCCCGTACCTGCTGTCGTTCCTCGGCACCGGCGACCCCAACGGCACCGTGCAGGGCATCAACGACCTGCAGGCCCAGTACGCCAGCCAGTACGGCCCCGGCAACTACGCCCCGATCATCCCGGTCACCTACTGGAGCTTCCGGTTCATGATCGCCTTCGGGCTGGCCGCCGCCGCGATCGCGCTGCTGGTGCTGTGGAGCCAGCGCAAGGGCCGCACCCCCACCAGCAAGTGGCTGCTGCGCGCCGGCCTGGTCATGCCCGTGCTGCCGCTGCTCGCGAACTCCTTCGGCTGGATCTTCACCGAGATGGGCCGTCAGCCGTGGATCGTCTTCGGCGAGATGCTCACCCGTGACGGCGTGTCCCGCAGCGTCTCCCTGACCGAGGTGCTCACCTCCTTCACCGCGTTCACGCTCATCTACGCCGTCCTCGCGGTGGTCGAGTTCAAACTGCTGGTCCGCTACGCCCGCGCCGGCGTCCCGGACGTCACCCCGCAGACCGACGACGACACCGACGACGCCGAGCGCCCGCTGGCGTTCGCCTACTGA
- a CDS encoding lysophospholipid acyltransferase family protein: MNSTLWRAPLLWRGAQTLARAAVGLVGRLEVTGDVPDALRHGPLVLAANHISPFDPVVLAAACRVRRVAPRIMATGGLFRAPVIGALMRRAGHIRVDRGTAAVHRSLEVAAQAVAGGSVVLVYPEGRIGLDPGMWPERGKTGTARLAFASGAAVVPVAQWGSHEVLPYRAPKGMLRGVARALVRRPVIRVHFGAPVAIDDLRSGSPGAARQATDRIIDAITEDLVPLRPDEPDLPRHVDPGRPVDTARAHRRHRAG, encoded by the coding sequence ATGAACAGCACCCTCTGGCGCGCGCCGCTGCTGTGGCGGGGCGCGCAGACGCTCGCCCGCGCCGCCGTCGGGCTGGTCGGCCGGCTGGAGGTCACCGGCGACGTGCCCGACGCGCTGCGCCACGGCCCGCTGGTCCTGGCCGCCAACCACATCAGCCCCTTCGACCCGGTCGTACTCGCCGCCGCCTGCCGGGTCCGGCGCGTCGCGCCCCGGATCATGGCCACCGGCGGACTGTTCCGCGCCCCGGTCATCGGCGCGCTGATGCGCCGTGCCGGGCACATCCGCGTCGACCGGGGCACCGCCGCGGTGCACCGCTCCCTGGAGGTCGCCGCCCAGGCCGTGGCCGGCGGCTCGGTGGTGCTCGTCTACCCGGAGGGACGCATCGGGCTCGACCCCGGCATGTGGCCCGAGCGGGGCAAGACCGGCACGGCCCGGCTCGCGTTCGCCAGCGGCGCCGCCGTCGTACCGGTCGCCCAGTGGGGCTCGCACGAGGTGCTGCCGTACCGCGCGCCCAAGGGAATGCTGCGCGGCGTGGCGCGGGCGCTCGTGCGCCGGCCCGTCATCCGGGTGCACTTCGGCGCCCCGGTGGCGATCGACGACCTGCGGTCGGGCTCCCCCGGCGCGGCCCGGCAGGCCACCGACCGGATCATCGACGCGATCACCGAGGACCTGGTCCCGCTGCGCCCCGACGAGCCGGACCTGCCACGTCACGTCGACCCCGGGCGGCCGGTCGACACCGCACGGGCGCACCGCCGCCACCGCGCCGGCTGA